From Rutidosis leptorrhynchoides isolate AG116_Rl617_1_P2 chromosome 3, CSIRO_AGI_Rlap_v1, whole genome shotgun sequence, a single genomic window includes:
- the LOC139898943 gene encoding RHOMBOID-like protein 1, protein MVRTSAKDSPEIEINVHSTPSPAGDSPSTSNQNRQPSEEWFPWLVPTIFAVNIVLFLLTMYINNCPVHSRTCIGVDSLRCFAFENVHENPLLGPSTSTLLKMGALDANKVIQEGQQWRILMCMWLHAGVFHILANMLSLLGLGIRLEQEFGFVRIGLLYVISGLGGSLLSSLFNRRTISVGASGALFGLLGAMLSELLTNWTIYVNKFASITTLVLIILINLMVGILPHVDNFAHIGGFITGFFLGFILLARRSLDWIVPPGYYGHPMKPQYKLYQYILLVLSLIALLVMFTIGFVFLFRKVDGNDYCSWCHYLSCVPTPLWSCDPQ, encoded by the exons ATGGTACGGACATCCGCCAAAGATTCACCCGAAATCGAAATAAATGTCCACAGCACCCCTTCACCTGCGGGCGATTCACCATCGACCTCTAATCAAAACCGACAACCTTCCGAAGAATGGTTCCCATGGTTGGTTCCCACCATTTTCGCTGTAAACATCGTTTTATTCTTACTAACAATGTATATCAACAACTGCCCGGTCCATTCCCGAACTTGTATTGGTGTCGATAGTCTTCGATGCTTTGCATTTGAAAACGTCCATGAAAACCCCCTTCTCGGACCTTCAACATCCAC GTTGTTAAAAATGGGAGCATTGGATGCAAACAAAGTGATTCAAGAAGGACAACAATGGCGGATATTAATGTGTATGTGGTTACATGCCGGCGTCTTCCATATTTTAGCGAATATGTTAAGTCTTCTAGGTCTTGGAATTCGCCTAGAGCAGGAGTTTGGATTTG TAAGAATCGGATTGCTTTATGTAATATCCGGACTCGGTGGTAGCTTGTTGTCATCGTTATTTAACCGGAGAACAATCTCGGTTGGTGCATCGGGAGCCTTATTCGGTTTACTTGGAGCAATGCTCTCCGAATTACTTACAAACTGGACCATTTACGTTAACAAG TTTGCATCAATAACAACGCTCGTTCTCATAATCCTTATAAACTTAATGGTCGGTATACTACCACACGTGGACAATTTCGCGCATATAGGAGGATTCATCACAGGGTTCTTCCTCGGTTTTATACTTTTGGCTCGACGATCACTAGATTGGATTGTTCCTCCTGGTTACTATGGGCACCCGATGAAACCTCAATACAAGTTATACCAGTACATTTTGCTTGTACTTTCCCTAATAGCTCTACTTGTGAT GTTTACAATTGGATTCGTGTTCCTATTTCGAAAAGTTGATGGAAACGATTATTGTTCTTGGTGTCACTATCTAAGTTGTGTACCTACGCCTCTATGGAGTTGTGATCCCCAATGA